Proteins encoded together in one Candidatus Edwardsbacteria bacterium window:
- a CDS encoding HAD-IIIA family hydrolase translates to MPGKIKNIFLDRDGTINEIIFRDSKATSPRSVEEFRLRDDFIRFHERAASLGKDLFIISNQPEIPRGLIDRGFLEQVDLMIRAACRIKDASYCLHDDGDGCDCRKPEPGMINRMIEKHALLKDETIMIGDTWKDVAAGKAAGVKTVMLRRDYNRQANCQPDHQVDQLMDLWATGIF, encoded by the coding sequence ATGCCCGGCAAAATAAAAAACATATTTTTGGACCGCGATGGGACCATCAATGAGATCATCTTCCGGGACTCCAAGGCCACCTCGCCCCGGTCGGTGGAGGAATTCCGGCTGCGGGACGATTTTATAAGATTTCACGAAAGGGCGGCATCCCTGGGCAAGGATCTTTTCATAATCTCAAATCAGCCCGAGATTCCCCGGGGATTGATCGATCGGGGATTTCTGGAGCAGGTCGATCTGATGATAAGGGCGGCCTGCAGGATAAAGGATGCTTCCTACTGCCTGCATGACGACGGAGATGGATGCGACTGCCGCAAGCCCGAACCCGGCATGATCAACCGGATGATCGAAAAACACGCCCTGCTGAAAGATGAAACCATCATGATCGGGGACACCTGGAAGGATGTGGCTGCCGGCAAAGCCGCCGGAGTAAAAACCGTCATGTTGCGGAGGGATTATAACCGTCAGGCCAACTGCCAGCCGGATCACCAGGTTGACCAGCTGATGGATCTATGGGCAACCGGCATCTTCTAA
- a CDS encoding SIS domain-containing protein: protein MNFESYIRELNEILSKIDRGQLDGLIDLLLKAHRQERTIFVIGNGGSAANASHFAQDLAKGCRGALDSEKRFKAISLTDNVPFITALANDDGYQYVFEQQLRTFAKDGDVLVAISGSGNSPNVLTAVDWANHSGLTTVGVTGFDGGKLKALAGHQLHVPLNDMCTAESVHSILFHYVVLELQKMLDLSCRG, encoded by the coding sequence ATGAACTTCGAAAGTTATATCCGGGAACTTAATGAAATACTCTCCAAGATCGACCGGGGGCAGTTGGACGGGCTTATCGACCTTTTGCTGAAAGCCCATCGTCAGGAAAGGACCATCTTTGTTATAGGCAACGGGGGGTCGGCGGCCAATGCCTCGCATTTTGCCCAGGACCTGGCCAAGGGATGCCGGGGGGCATTGGACAGTGAAAAGCGCTTTAAGGCCATCAGCCTGACGGACAATGTCCCGTTCATTACCGCCCTGGCCAATGACGACGGCTATCAATATGTATTTGAACAGCAGCTGAGAACCTTTGCCAAAGACGGGGATGTTCTGGTGGCCATCAGCGGCTCCGGCAACAGCCCGAATGTGTTGACGGCGGTGGACTGGGCCAACCACAGCGGTTTGACGACGGTCGGGGTCACCGGTTTTGATGGCGGAAAATTGAAAGCCTTGGCCGGACACCAGCTTCATGTTCCCCTGAACGACATGTGCACCGCCGAAAGCGTACACTCAATTTTATTTCATTATGTAGTACTGGAGCTGCAGAAGATGCTTGACCTGAGCTGCCGGGGATAG
- a CDS encoding nucleotidyltransferase family protein produces the protein MKAFLLAAGLGTRLRPLTNDLPKCLVPVAGKPLLSWWIELLEENGVDEVLINLHHLPEKVEDFLKKQDTKIRFRIFCEERLLGSAGTLRANREFVCREKEFYILYADNLTNYNLTEFLAFHRRQKSLFSMALFHSENPQACGIAQIDQHNTITSFEEKPKKPKSSLANAGLYISGPAILDMIPDRETADIGFDLLPLLSGKMKGWITDDYLIDIGTLENLRKAGEEWPKIIGARA, from the coding sequence ATGAAGGCCTTCTTGCTGGCGGCCGGCCTTGGCACCCGGCTTCGCCCCCTGACCAACGATCTCCCCAAATGCCTGGTGCCGGTTGCCGGAAAGCCTTTGCTGAGCTGGTGGATAGAACTTTTGGAGGAAAACGGCGTAGACGAGGTGCTGATCAACCTGCATCACCTGCCGGAGAAGGTGGAAGATTTTTTAAAAAAGCAGGACACAAAGATCCGGTTCCGGATATTCTGCGAAGAAAGACTGCTGGGCAGCGCCGGAACCCTTAGGGCCAACCGGGAGTTTGTCTGCCGGGAAAAAGAATTTTACATCCTGTATGCCGATAACCTGACAAATTATAACCTTACTGAATTTTTGGCCTTCCACCGGAGGCAAAAAAGCCTCTTCAGCATGGCCCTGTTTCATTCCGAAAATCCGCAGGCCTGCGGCATCGCCCAGATAGACCAGCATAACACCATAACCAGCTTTGAAGAGAAACCGAAAAAACCTAAATCCAGTCTGGCCAATGCCGGACTTTATATCTCCGGCCCAGCTATTTTGGATATGATCCCGGACCGGGAAACGGCCGATATCGGTTTTGACCTGCTTCCGTTGCTGTCCGGAAAGATGAAAGGCTGGATAACCGACGATTATTTGATAGACATCGGGACCTTGGAGAATCTGCGAAAGGCCGGTGAAGAATGGCCAAAAATAATAGGAGCGAGAGCATGA
- a CDS encoding SDR family NAD(P)-dependent oxidoreductase, whose product MPLVLITGGAGFIGSHTADRLVSEGYRVRILDNLQKPVHLKGKPDYLNPKAEFMLGDVRDKETMIRALDGVEYVFHFAAYQDYLPDFSTFFQVNSVSTALIYEIAVEKSLPLKKVVVASSQFVQGEGLYKKNDGSLVAPYQRPLAQLEVGDWEWRDQDGRPMEWQWTPETHASPPNAYAISKYSQELMTLAFGRRYQIPSVALRYSIVQGSRQSFYNAYSGACRIFNLHYFFNKAPTIYEDGLQRRDFVNIHDVVDANLLVMQDPRADYNAYCIGGGHPYTIREFADIVAKVHGKEHLKPNIPGEFRLGDTRHTCSDIAKIKKLGWSPRRTAEDSVKDYLEYLKAQTDIEDILEYAEKTMKQLNVVRTARK is encoded by the coding sequence ATGCCCCTGGTTTTAATAACCGGCGGGGCCGGTTTTATCGGCTCCCATACCGCGGACCGGCTGGTAAGCGAGGGCTATCGGGTCAGGATCCTGGATAATCTCCAGAAGCCGGTGCATCTCAAGGGCAAGCCGGATTACCTGAATCCGAAGGCGGAATTCATGCTGGGCGATGTGCGGGATAAGGAAACCATGATCCGGGCGCTTGATGGAGTCGAATATGTGTTCCATTTTGCCGCCTATCAGGATTATCTTCCCGATTTTTCAACTTTCTTTCAGGTGAATTCGGTCAGCACCGCACTGATCTACGAAATTGCCGTGGAGAAAAGCCTGCCCCTGAAGAAAGTGGTGGTGGCCTCTTCCCAATTTGTCCAAGGCGAGGGATTGTATAAAAAAAATGACGGCTCTCTGGTTGCGCCCTACCAAAGACCGCTGGCCCAGTTGGAGGTTGGGGATTGGGAATGGAGGGACCAGGACGGCCGGCCCATGGAGTGGCAATGGACCCCGGAGACCCATGCCAGTCCACCCAATGCCTATGCCATCTCCAAATACTCCCAGGAGCTGATGACCCTGGCCTTTGGGCGCAGATACCAGATACCATCGGTAGCTTTGCGCTATTCGATCGTCCAGGGCTCTCGCCAGTCTTTTTATAATGCCTACAGCGGGGCCTGCCGGATATTCAACCTGCATTACTTTTTCAACAAAGCTCCCACCATCTACGAGGATGGCCTTCAGCGGAGGGATTTTGTCAATATCCATGATGTGGTGGATGCCAATCTGCTGGTCATGCAGGATCCCCGGGCGGATTATAACGCCTATTGCATAGGCGGCGGCCATCCCTACACCATCAGGGAATTTGCCGATATCGTGGCCAAGGTTCACGGAAAGGAACATTTAAAACCCAACATACCCGGCGAATTCAGGCTGGGCGACACCAGGCACACCTGTTCCGATATAGCTAAAATAAAAAAGCTGGGTTGGTCTCCCCGTAGAACGGCGGAGGATTCGGTAAAGGATTATCTGGAATATCTCAAGGCCCAGACCGATATAGAGGATATTCTGGAATATGCCGAAAAGACCATGAAGCAGTTGAACGTGGTCAGAACGGCCAGAAAATGA
- a CDS encoding GHMP kinase: MIISQTPLRVSLSGGGTDFYDYYIHHEGFVVSTAIDKYVFVVVKERFDDLIYVSYTKKEIVENINEIQHDLVREAAKRTGMDKGFEVSMMADIPSEGSGLGSSSSLTVGLLNGFYQYNGVQVTAEDLAQQAYEIEVGILKRPIGKQDQYIAAYGGLSSFKFKKDDTVLVEKLKVGNEVKRRLGENLLLFYTNINRQSSTILTEQKENIGHKREHLGKIKHLAHEVHDCILKGTLDCVGETLDRNWIYKKQLSSNISNPVIEEMHETAMKNGAIGAKISGAGGGGFLLVYCPREKQDRLHRAMRKFREMPFMLEPQGSRIIFNYRRYDWK, from the coding sequence ATGATAATATCACAAACACCTTTAAGGGTCAGCCTTTCCGGGGGCGGGACGGATTTTTATGACTATTATATACATCATGAGGGATTTGTGGTAAGCACCGCCATAGACAAATACGTGTTCGTGGTGGTTAAGGAGCGTTTTGACGATCTGATATATGTCTCCTACACCAAGAAGGAGATCGTGGAGAACATAAACGAAATTCAGCACGATCTGGTCCGGGAGGCGGCAAAAAGAACCGGCATGGACAAGGGTTTTGAGGTCTCCATGATGGCCGATATTCCGTCCGAGGGATCGGGACTGGGCTCTTCCAGCAGCCTGACCGTCGGGCTGCTTAACGGCTTCTACCAGTATAACGGGGTGCAGGTAACGGCCGAGGACCTGGCCCAGCAGGCCTATGAGATCGAGGTCGGCATCCTGAAGCGTCCCATCGGAAAACAGGATCAATATATCGCAGCCTATGGCGGGCTGTCCTCCTTCAAATTCAAGAAGGACGATACGGTTTTGGTGGAAAAACTCAAGGTGGGCAATGAGGTCAAAAGAAGATTGGGGGAAAACCTGCTGCTATTCTACACCAATATCAACCGCCAGTCTTCCACCATACTGACCGAACAGAAGGAAAACATCGGACACAAGCGGGAACATCTGGGAAAGATAAAGCATTTGGCCCACGAGGTTCACGACTGCATCCTGAAAGGGACCCTGGATTGCGTGGGTGAGACCCTGGACCGAAACTGGATATATAAAAAGCAGCTTTCCTCAAATATCTCTAACCCGGTTATCGAGGAAATGCATGAGACCGCCATGAAGAACGGCGCCATCGGAGCCAAGATCTCCGGAGCCGGGGGAGGAGGTTTCCTTCTGGTCTACTGCCCCCGGGAGAAACAGGACCGGCTGCACCGGGCGATGAGGAAATTCCGGGAGATGCCTTTTATGCTGGAACCCCAGGGTAGCCGGATAATTTTCAATTACCGGAGATATGACTGGAAATAG
- a CDS encoding sugar transferase has product MIWRSSLNSRIAQLVDFLTGIAGFATSYLLWGLLYDKDPKFFPRPFSVGAEHIYCVLFCSALYVVLFDGQKAYSYLRFTSLETEYNIVIRVVGFAILVDFFFLHMLGYRDIPRTVFILSLAVALIYFAIQKTMLFYLAALARRRGHNRKRVIIIGTGHRARMVAENAKKHHAWGLDIIGLLTADDARVGKEYFGIKVLDNYRNIEEIIKSHNPEEVIVTSSTKSFDQLRDVFDKCELAGIPIRLISDFLGSNASNVHIDNVYGLNVISLYLAERPEWKLAFKRLMDIILSLAGIVLLLPLYAVIALIILIQDGRPVLYGWNVVGYKRKPIKSWKFRTMVRNADELKKNLMDRNEMSGPVFKITNDPRIIPIGHFLRKYSLDELPQLFSVLKGDLSLVGPRPPLQYEYREFDIWHRRKLSVKPGLTCLWQVSGRNDIVDFNEWARLDLAYIDNWSLWLDIKILIKTIPAVLMSRGAK; this is encoded by the coding sequence ATGATCTGGCGCTCATCATTAAATAGCAGGATCGCCCAGCTGGTTGATTTTTTAACCGGCATTGCCGGTTTTGCCACCTCATATCTGCTATGGGGCCTGCTGTATGACAAAGATCCGAAATTTTTCCCCCGGCCCTTCTCGGTCGGCGCGGAACATATCTATTGCGTATTGTTCTGCAGCGCTTTGTATGTGGTCCTGTTCGACGGGCAGAAAGCCTACAGCTACCTGCGTTTTACTTCGCTGGAAACCGAGTACAATATCGTGATCAGAGTGGTGGGGTTCGCCATTCTGGTGGATTTCTTTTTCCTGCACATGCTGGGCTACCGCGATATCCCCCGCACCGTTTTCATCCTATCCCTGGCGGTGGCCCTGATTTATTTTGCCATCCAGAAAACCATGTTGTTTTATTTGGCCGCCCTGGCCCGGAGGAGGGGCCATAACCGGAAAAGGGTAATAATTATTGGCACCGGACATCGGGCCCGGATGGTGGCGGAAAATGCCAAGAAACACCACGCCTGGGGGCTGGATATAATAGGACTGTTGACGGCCGACGACGCCAGGGTGGGAAAGGAGTATTTCGGGATCAAGGTCCTGGATAATTACCGGAATATAGAAGAGATCATAAAAAGCCACAACCCTGAAGAAGTAATAGTCACTAGTTCCACCAAGAGCTTTGACCAGCTTAGGGATGTTTTTGACAAATGCGAACTGGCCGGGATCCCGATCCGATTGATCTCTGATTTTTTGGGTTCGAACGCCAGCAATGTCCACATCGACAACGTATACGGCCTTAATGTGATCAGCCTTTATCTGGCCGAGCGGCCGGAATGGAAATTAGCGTTTAAGAGGCTGATGGATATAATCCTTTCGCTGGCGGGGATAGTCCTGTTGCTGCCGTTATATGCCGTCATAGCTTTGATCATTCTGATACAGGATGGCCGGCCGGTGCTGTATGGCTGGAATGTGGTGGGCTATAAGAGGAAACCCATTAAAAGCTGGAAATTTCGGACCATGGTGCGTAACGCCGATGAGCTCAAGAAGAATCTGATGGACCGGAACGAAATGTCGGGGCCGGTTTTCAAGATAACTAACGATCCCCGGATAATTCCCATCGGACATTTCCTTCGTAAATATAGCCTGGATGAGCTGCCCCAGCTTTTCAGCGTGCTCAAGGGAGACCTCAGCCTGGTGGGCCCCCGGCCGCCGCTGCAATATGAATACCGGGAGTTCGATATTTGGCACCGAAGGAAGTTATCAGTGAAGCCCGGTTTGACCTGTCTCTGGCAGGTGTCGGGCCGCAATGATATCGTTGATTTCAACGAATGGGCCAGGCTGGACCTGGCATATATTGACAACTGGTCGCTGTGGCTGGATATCAAAATACTGATAAAGACAATTCCCGCGGTCCTGATGAGCCGGGGGGCAAAATGA
- a CDS encoding glycosyltransferase family 4 protein: MASVGKRHVLFIVENLSVPFDRRVWREARALSRNGYKVSVICPKGLRSDIKSFEVIEGIDIHRYNIPLTQNSKTGYVNEYLRAFSSTLFLLIKINLKHKVDAIHVANPPEIFFPLGWLGKVLGFKFVFDHHDLSPETYTYKFGRGKNGLMYKLLLMLERMTFFVSYHVISTNQSLREIAQKRGKISDERITIVRNGPDNAFIPVSPKHELKKGKKYLAAYLGVMGQTDGVENIIYAADKIINEHQKKDILFILIGYGDEYHKHCALVKNLNLTDCVDLPGRLPDKEVLDILSTSDLCLAPDPANGLNEFHTMNKIMDYMRCGKAIVSFDLAESKISADRAAIYVNNNDTSKFAREIIQLLEDPQKRLEMGAFGKKRVEEQLKWEYSEKIFIDTYKNKIFANDNK, translated from the coding sequence ATGGCCTCTGTTGGTAAGCGGCACGTTCTTTTTATAGTCGAAAACCTTTCAGTACCGTTCGATCGGCGGGTATGGCGGGAAGCCCGGGCGCTTAGTCGAAACGGTTATAAGGTCAGCGTGATATGTCCCAAAGGATTGAGGAGCGACATAAAAAGTTTTGAGGTTATTGAGGGTATAGATATACATAGATATAATATACCTCTGACTCAAAATTCCAAGACGGGATACGTCAATGAATATCTCAGGGCCTTTAGCTCAACGTTGTTTTTATTGATAAAAATCAATCTTAAGCACAAAGTTGATGCAATCCATGTGGCCAACCCGCCGGAGATATTTTTCCCGTTGGGGTGGCTTGGCAAGGTATTGGGGTTCAAATTTGTTTTTGATCATCACGATCTCAGTCCTGAAACCTATACCTATAAATTCGGCCGGGGGAAAAACGGACTAATGTACAAACTACTTTTGATGCTGGAAAGGATGACCTTTTTTGTATCTTACCATGTGATCTCCACCAATCAATCTTTGAGGGAGATTGCCCAAAAACGGGGCAAAATATCCGACGAGAGAATAACAATTGTCCGCAATGGTCCGGATAATGCTTTTATTCCGGTCTCTCCGAAGCATGAATTAAAAAAAGGGAAAAAATACCTGGCTGCTTATCTGGGAGTAATGGGGCAGACAGACGGCGTGGAAAATATTATATATGCCGCAGATAAGATAATCAACGAACATCAAAAGAAAGATATACTGTTCATACTTATTGGCTACGGCGATGAGTATCATAAACATTGTGCCTTGGTCAAAAATTTAAATTTGACAGATTGTGTTGATCTGCCAGGACGCCTGCCTGATAAAGAGGTGCTGGATATTTTATCTACCTCAGATTTATGTCTGGCGCCGGATCCGGCCAACGGTCTTAATGAATTTCACACCATGAATAAAATTATGGATTACATGCGCTGCGGCAAGGCAATAGTGTCGTTCGATTTGGCTGAATCAAAGATCTCTGCAGACAGGGCGGCGATATATGTTAATAATAACGATACAAGCAAATTTGCCAGAGAAATCATTCAGCTTCTGGAGGATCCCCAAAAGCGTTTAGAAATGGGTGCTTTTGGGAAAAAACGTGTAGAGGAGCAGCTGAAATGGGAATATTCTGAAAAAATATTTATCGATACATATAAAAATAAAATCTTTGCAAACGATAATAAATGA
- a CDS encoding nucleotide sugar dehydrogenase, translating to MKIAIFGLGYVGCVSLGCLAQRGHDIIGVDVSPTKVEQINAGKATIVEKDIDRIIAEQYQAGRVRGTMDFNVAVAGSDIAIICVGTPSSANGHLNLEYVMKVAGQIGLALRDKQDEYIVAVRSTVMPGTIDKLAEEVERVSGKKRGVGFSVLSNPEFLREGTAVHDYYNPPLTLIGSNDLESAQKLSLIYQGLPGELIITDIKTAEIIKYINNSYHALKIGFANEIGNICKKLEIDSHKVMEIFSKDRQLNISPYYFKPGFAYGGSCLPKDLKGLQTLAHDLYIQAPILQSIDKTNQLQIEAGIKLILDQKAKKIGFLGFSFKQGTDDLRNSPAVGVIESLLGKGYTIKIYDKNVRIAHLTGTNKEYIEKHIPHLAKLMCDSLEELIDFSQVIVVTTKESDFVDKLLCSTGKIIIDLIRLDERLLSKKDYHGLCW from the coding sequence ATGAAAATAGCAATATTCGGACTGGGGTATGTGGGCTGTGTGAGCTTAGGATGCCTGGCTCAGCGGGGGCATGATATCATTGGGGTAGATGTCAGCCCGACAAAAGTTGAGCAGATCAACGCCGGCAAAGCTACAATAGTGGAAAAGGACATTGATAGGATAATAGCCGAACAATATCAAGCCGGCAGGGTCAGGGGCACCATGGACTTTAATGTTGCCGTTGCCGGCAGCGACATTGCTATAATTTGCGTGGGCACACCATCATCAGCCAACGGACACCTGAATTTGGAATACGTAATGAAGGTGGCCGGCCAGATCGGCCTGGCACTTCGGGATAAACAGGATGAATATATTGTGGCCGTAAGGTCAACAGTAATGCCGGGAACTATTGATAAACTTGCCGAAGAGGTGGAAAGGGTCTCTGGAAAAAAGAGGGGGGTTGGTTTTTCTGTTTTATCAAATCCGGAGTTTTTAAGGGAAGGGACGGCCGTTCATGATTATTATAACCCTCCCCTGACTCTTATAGGTTCAAATGACTTGGAATCAGCCCAGAAGTTATCCTTGATTTATCAAGGATTGCCCGGGGAATTGATAATTACCGACATTAAAACTGCCGAGATAATAAAGTACATTAATAACAGTTATCATGCCCTTAAGATCGGCTTTGCCAACGAAATTGGCAATATATGCAAGAAATTGGAGATAGACTCACATAAGGTTATGGAGATATTTTCGAAAGATCGCCAATTGAACATATCGCCGTATTATTTCAAACCAGGCTTTGCGTACGGTGGTTCTTGTCTGCCAAAGGATTTAAAAGGACTTCAAACCTTGGCCCATGACCTTTATATTCAGGCACCGATTCTTCAGAGCATAGACAAAACCAACCAATTGCAAATAGAAGCCGGCATTAAACTCATATTGGATCAAAAAGCAAAGAAAATCGGGTTTTTGGGATTTAGCTTTAAGCAAGGTACCGATGATCTGCGCAACAGTCCGGCGGTGGGAGTGATTGAATCATTGCTCGGCAAGGGATATACGATCAAAATATACGATAAAAACGTCCGAATAGCCCATCTTACCGGGACCAACAAGGAATATATCGAAAAACACATCCCTCATTTAGCGAAACTGATGTGCGACAGCTTGGAAGAGCTTATTGATTTTAGCCAGGTGATAGTGGTCACTACAAAAGAGAGTGATTTTGTTGATAAGTTATTATGTTCCACAGGGAAAATCATCATTGATCTGATCCGGCTTGATGAAAGGTTGTTAAGCAAGAAAGATTATCATGGCCTCTGTTGGTAA
- the asnB gene encoding asparagine synthase (glutamine-hydrolyzing) — protein MCGITGVFNYNSDRPIDPESLNRMCASIAHRGPDDQGMFFDNDARIGLGHRRLSIIDLATGAQPMSSADKNIWIVFNGEIYNFPELKKELTAGGFRFKTTSDTEVIIYLYQAYREKALERLNGIFALAIYDKKERSLLLARDKFGVKPLYYHDDGQRISFGSEIKAILQDKTFTRNIDLQALDNYLTFRYSPSPQTLIRGINKLSPGHGLKIMPGREPWQFRFDNKAPKTDRTIKESDAVARYQELLENAVKRQMISDVPVGLFLSGGVDSAVLGTLMQKNHDGKLKTFSIGFRGKGDHNELDDARETARWIGSEHHEMLLEKKDYLDFFARSFYYVEEPVAETTIPALYYVSKLAARDLKVVLAGQGADEPMAGYPRYFGISLILKYPRLWKNGLVKSLIASLPRNERAKRTIYAGGFDDELDRFLAAHTIFTPEQKISLVREPPAAARADSARTLMADLYGRTSSLGDPLSKLLYIDARMNLSDDLLLFNDKMAMANSLEMRVPYLDLELMDFLESLPVNLKLRGRTGKYIHKKAAGKWLPGEIINRKKRGFATPMDQWLQSGLSDTAKRLFALPDSACRQYFNLDYINGLIDSHIKRRHNYQRHIFMLLSFEIWHKTFFENKKIDLVS, from the coding sequence ATGTGCGGCATAACCGGCGTTTTCAACTACAATTCGGACCGGCCGATCGATCCGGAATCATTGAACCGGATGTGCGCCTCGATAGCCCATCGCGGCCCGGACGACCAGGGGATGTTCTTTGACAATGACGCCCGGATAGGGCTGGGACACCGCCGCTTGAGCATCATAGATCTGGCCACCGGGGCCCAGCCGATGTCCAGCGCGGACAAAAACATCTGGATAGTATTCAACGGCGAGATATATAATTTCCCGGAACTTAAAAAGGAGCTGACAGCCGGGGGATTTCGGTTCAAAACCACCTCCGACACCGAGGTGATAATATACCTTTATCAGGCATACCGGGAGAAGGCCCTGGAGAGGTTGAACGGGATCTTTGCCTTGGCCATCTACGACAAAAAAGAGCGCAGCCTGCTGCTGGCCCGGGACAAGTTCGGGGTCAAACCCCTGTATTATCATGACGACGGCCAGAGAATATCGTTCGGCTCGGAGATCAAGGCCATTCTTCAGGATAAGACTTTTACCAGGAACATCGACCTCCAGGCGCTGGATAATTACCTGACTTTCAGGTACAGCCCCTCGCCCCAGACCCTGATCCGGGGCATAAACAAGCTGTCGCCGGGGCACGGCCTCAAGATAATGCCGGGTCGAGAACCCTGGCAGTTCCGGTTCGACAATAAAGCCCCCAAGACCGACCGGACCATAAAAGAAAGCGACGCCGTAGCCAGGTACCAGGAGTTGCTGGAGAATGCCGTCAAACGGCAGATGATCAGCGATGTCCCGGTGGGTCTGTTTCTCAGCGGAGGGGTTGATTCGGCGGTGCTCGGCACCCTGATGCAGAAGAACCATGACGGCAAACTAAAGACCTTCTCCATAGGCTTCAGGGGAAAAGGGGATCACAACGAGTTGGATGATGCCCGGGAAACCGCCCGATGGATAGGATCGGAACACCACGAAATGCTGCTGGAGAAGAAAGATTATCTGGATTTTTTTGCCCGTTCATTTTATTATGTCGAGGAGCCGGTGGCCGAGACCACCATTCCGGCCCTGTATTATGTGTCAAAACTGGCGGCCCGGGACCTGAAGGTGGTGCTGGCCGGGCAGGGGGCCGACGAGCCGATGGCCGGATATCCCAGATATTTTGGCATCAGCCTGATTCTCAAGTATCCCCGGCTCTGGAAGAACGGGCTGGTAAAAAGCCTGATCGCTAGTTTGCCCCGCAACGAAAGGGCCAAAAGAACAATATATGCCGGGGGGTTTGACGACGAGCTGGACCGGTTTTTAGCGGCGCACACCATTTTTACCCCGGAGCAAAAGATTTCTCTGGTCCGGGAACCGCCTGCCGCGGCACGGGCAGATTCCGCCCGAACCTTGATGGCGGATCTCTACGGCCGAACATCATCATTAGGCGATCCTCTTTCCAAACTGCTGTACATCGACGCCCGGATGAACCTTTCCGACGATCTGCTGCTCTTCAACGACAAGATGGCCATGGCCAATTCCCTAGAGATGCGGGTGCCGTATCTGGATCTGGAGCTGATGGACTTTCTGGAATCGCTGCCGGTAAACCTTAAACTCCGGGGCAGAACCGGAAAATACATCCATAAAAAAGCTGCCGGGAAATGGCTGCCCGGGGAGATCATAAACAGAAAGAAACGCGGGTTTGCCACCCCCATGGACCAGTGGCTGCAATCGGGCCTGTCCGATACGGCCAAACGGCTGTTCGCCCTTCCCGATTCGGCCTGCCGGCAATATTTCAATCTGGATTATATCAATGGTCTTATAGACAGCCATATCAAACGGCGCCATAATTATCAAAGGCATATCTTCATGTTACTGTCGTTCGAGATCTGGCATAAGACATTTTTTGAAAACAAGAAAATTGATTTGGTGAGCTAA
- a CDS encoding DapH/DapD/GlmU-related protein: MLEQGIRFYPQTVIEDDVWIGAQAIILPGVRIGRGAIVAAGAVVTKDVEPYAIVGGNPARLIKRRK; this comes from the coding sequence ATGCTCGAGCAAGGGATCCGTTTTTATCCCCAGACGGTGATCGAAGACGATGTCTGGATAGGGGCCCAGGCGATCATCCTGCCCGGGGTCAGGATCGGGAGAGGGGCAATTGTCGCTGCCGGGGCGGTGGTGACCAAGGATGTCGAACCCTATGCCATAGTCGGCGGAAACCCGGCTAGGCTGATCAAGAGGCGCAAGTAA
- a CDS encoding class I SAM-dependent methyltransferase — MTAVLSTPNSSVYRKAINQLKKLGFLLTLSKMLNPGRRIEIFSIVKNLAKSNNDILVDVGCGDGYWTCYFGKYSGKVIGIEPYGPDWEKANKNETENRSFICCPAEELPFKDNYCQTITSVCVFEHLYDDGKAFKEFYRVLKQGGMLLATVDSLDSPYVSAAFRKWHIANNYCNQLYSADEMMNKLSAAGFKNIEINHIMCSPIAVYWEKMIEKMGGFSLLLSPLFYPFILFAERKPGKTGYKIFVKAKK, encoded by the coding sequence ATGACGGCAGTATTATCAACGCCCAATAGCAGCGTTTATCGTAAAGCCATTAATCAGCTGAAGAAACTGGGATTTTTGCTAACCCTGTCGAAAATGCTGAATCCCGGCCGAAGGATAGAAATATTCAGTATCGTAAAGAATTTAGCAAAAAGCAATAATGACATACTTGTTGATGTTGGCTGCGGAGACGGGTATTGGACGTGTTATTTCGGCAAATATTCCGGCAAAGTAATCGGAATAGAACCCTACGGACCAGATTGGGAAAAAGCCAATAAAAATGAAACAGAGAACCGGAGCTTTATCTGCTGCCCGGCGGAAGAACTGCCGTTTAAGGATAATTATTGTCAAACCATTACCAGCGTATGCGTTTTTGAACACCTATATGATGATGGCAAGGCTTTCAAGGAGTTCTATCGGGTCTTAAAACAAGGAGGTATGTTGCTGGCCACCGTTGACAGCCTTGATTCGCCTTACGTATCAGCCGCATTCAGAAAATGGCACATCGCCAATAATTACTGTAACCAATTGTATTCCGCAGACGAGATGATGAATAAATTGTCAGCGGCCGGGTTCAAAAATATTGAAATAAACCACATCATGTGCTCGCCAATTGCTGTATATTGGGAAAAGATGATCGAGAAAATGGGAGGGTTTTCGCTGTTATTGTCGCCGTTATTTTACCCGTTCATTCTATTTGCAGAAAGAAAACCGGGGAAAACCGGGTATAAAATATTTGTCAAAGCTAAAAAATGA